A window from Symbiopectobacterium purcellii encodes these proteins:
- the mgtA gene encoding magnesium-translocating P-type ATPase: MTQMLENLPVRRQQSVKKSYLIADEAVKSLDSTLTSLSSNLDGLVEAEAKERLLENGPNQVAQEKAPPALTQLISAFNNPFIFILLALAAIGTFTDYWLPLQRGEETDLTGTIIILVMVTLSGLLRFWQEFRTNQAAEALKSLVRTTATVLRRAHPNARAECSEIPLQALVPGDIILLSAGDMVPADVKLIESRDLFISQAVLTGESLPVEKYDTSAHVAEKSCQTPIDQEGVSLLEMGNICLMGTNVSSGIAKAVVVATGNHTYFGSLAKSIIGTRAQTAFDRGVNSVSRLLIRFMLVMVPVVLLINGFTKGDWAEAALFALAVAVGLTPEMLPMIVTANLAKGAIRMSRSKVVVKHLNAIQNFGAMDVLCTDKTGTLTQDRIILEHHLCVNGNESEQVLRLAWLNSFHQSGMKNLMDKAIIRFGKEKPHIEALTQHDKIDELPFDFIRRRLSILINSGNQQYQLICKGAVEEMLAIATHIDENGEKQPLDDTRRSALLALAERYNQQGFRLLMIGTREFGASDYHFPLTEADERDLVIHGLLTFLDPPKPSSASAITALRENGVQVKVLTGDNPVVSSRVCKDVGLDADQPLLGADIDNMDDATLAREVEQRTLFAKLTPMQKSRVLKMLQRNGHTVGFLGDGINDAPALRDADVGISVDTATDIAKESAEIILLEKDLMVLEQGVITGRETFGNIIKYLNMTASSNFGNVFSVLVASAFIPFLPMLAIHLLLQNLMYDISQLSLPWDKMDKSFLQRPRKWDAKNIGRFMLWIGPTSSLFDITTFAVMWYVFAANSVEHQALFQSGWFIEGLLSQTLVVHMLRTQKIPFIQSTAALPVMLTTALVMAIGIYIPFSPLGAYIGLTPLPWEYFPWLVATLLSYCLLTQVMKRIYIRRFGQWF; encoded by the coding sequence ATGACTCAGATGTTAGAAAACTTGCCCGTTCGCCGTCAGCAGTCGGTAAAAAAAAGCTACCTTATTGCAGACGAAGCGGTAAAAAGCCTTGATAGCACCCTTACCTCGCTTTCTTCCAACCTGGACGGTTTGGTAGAAGCCGAAGCAAAGGAGCGTTTACTTGAAAACGGCCCCAACCAGGTGGCGCAAGAGAAAGCACCTCCCGCACTAACACAGCTCATCAGCGCCTTTAATAACCCCTTTATTTTTATTTTACTGGCATTGGCTGCTATCGGTACATTTACCGATTATTGGCTGCCCTTGCAGCGCGGAGAAGAGACCGATTTGACCGGTACCATCATCATTCTGGTCATGGTAACCCTGAGCGGTCTGCTGCGTTTTTGGCAAGAGTTCCGCACCAATCAGGCAGCAGAAGCGTTGAAATCGCTGGTGCGCACCACCGCCACCGTGCTGCGCCGCGCCCATCCCAATGCCCGCGCAGAATGCAGCGAAATCCCGCTGCAAGCGCTAGTCCCTGGCGATATCATTTTGCTTTCGGCAGGGGACATGGTGCCCGCCGATGTAAAATTGATTGAATCACGCGATCTGTTTATCAGTCAGGCGGTCCTCACCGGTGAATCCCTTCCCGTTGAGAAATATGACACCTCGGCTCATGTGGCAGAGAAATCGTGTCAGACGCCCATCGATCAGGAGGGGGTTTCTCTGCTGGAAATGGGCAATATCTGCCTGATGGGCACCAATGTTTCCAGCGGCATCGCCAAAGCCGTAGTCGTGGCTACCGGCAACCACACCTACTTTGGTTCGTTGGCTAAATCCATCATCGGCACCCGTGCGCAAACGGCGTTCGATCGCGGTGTTAACAGCGTGAGCCGTTTATTGATTCGCTTTATGTTGGTGATGGTACCCGTCGTATTGCTGATTAACGGTTTTACCAAAGGCGACTGGGCAGAAGCCGCGCTTTTCGCGCTGGCCGTCGCGGTTGGGCTAACACCAGAAATGTTGCCGATGATTGTTACTGCCAACCTGGCGAAAGGGGCAATCAGAATGTCGCGCAGCAAAGTGGTCGTCAAACATCTCAATGCCATCCAGAATTTTGGTGCCATGGATGTGCTCTGCACCGACAAAACCGGCACATTGACGCAGGATCGCATCATTCTCGAGCACCATCTGTGCGTCAACGGTAATGAGAGCGAGCAGGTGCTGAGGCTGGCCTGGTTGAACAGCTTCCACCAAAGCGGGATGAAAAACCTGATGGACAAGGCCATCATCCGTTTCGGCAAGGAAAAACCGCATATTGAGGCGCTGACCCAACATGACAAAATCGATGAGCTGCCCTTTGATTTTATTCGCCGCCGACTGTCCATTTTAATCAACAGTGGAAACCAGCAGTACCAGTTAATCTGTAAGGGCGCGGTAGAAGAGATGCTCGCCATCGCGACCCATATCGATGAAAACGGTGAAAAACAGCCACTGGATGATACCCGTCGTAGCGCGCTGCTTGCACTGGCAGAACGTTATAACCAGCAGGGTTTCCGTCTATTAATGATAGGAACGCGTGAATTTGGTGCCAGCGATTACCACTTCCCACTCACCGAAGCCGATGAGCGGGACTTGGTAATCCATGGCCTATTGACCTTCCTCGATCCCCCGAAACCCTCATCCGCTTCGGCTATCACCGCACTGCGAGAAAACGGTGTGCAGGTCAAAGTGCTCACGGGCGATAACCCGGTGGTATCCAGCAGAGTGTGCAAAGATGTTGGGCTTGATGCAGACCAGCCGCTGCTCGGCGCTGATATCGATAACATGGATGATGCCACGCTGGCGCGTGAAGTGGAGCAACGCACACTGTTTGCCAAGCTGACACCGATGCAAAAATCGCGCGTGCTGAAAATGTTGCAACGCAACGGCCACACCGTCGGTTTTTTGGGGGATGGCATCAACGATGCTCCGGCACTGCGTGATGCGGATGTCGGTATCTCAGTGGATACCGCAACGGATATCGCCAAAGAGTCGGCAGAAATCATTCTGCTGGAAAAAGACCTGATGGTACTGGAACAAGGGGTAATCACCGGACGTGAGACATTCGGCAATATCATCAAATACCTGAACATGACCGCCAGTTCCAACTTTGGTAACGTCTTTTCCGTGTTGGTTGCCAGCGCCTTTATTCCCTTTCTGCCGATGCTGGCCATCCATTTGCTACTGCAAAACCTGATGTACGATATCTCTCAGCTCAGCCTACCGTGGGACAAAATGGACAAATCGTTCTTACAACGCCCGCGCAAGTGGGATGCAAAGAACATTGGTCGCTTTATGCTGTGGATTGGCCCGACCTCTTCGCTGTTCGACATTACAACCTTTGCCGTCATGTGGTATGTGTTCGCCGCCAATAGCGTTGAGCATCAGGCCTTATTTCAGTCAGGCTGGTTCATTGAAGGGCTATTGTCGCAAACGCTGGTAGTGCATATGTTGCGCACGCAGAAAATTCCTTTTATTCAAAGCACTGCGGCGCTACCGGTGATGCTGACCACCGCATTGGTCATGGCAATCGGTATCTATATTCCGTTCTCGCCGCTGGGGGCATATATCGGTTTAACGCCGCTGCCGTGGGAATATTTCCCCTGGCTGGTCGCCACCCTGCTGAGCTACTGCCTGCTCACTCAGGTGATGAAACGCATCTATATCCGACGTTTCGGCCAGTGGTTCTAA
- a CDS encoding LacI family DNA-binding transcriptional regulator, translating to MNGKLKIKEIAAQTGLSISTVSRVLSGKFNTSEKAKQRVMACAREYGVLDDIASGRLLINGIMVFAPSRAFDSRSDIFYYKVIQGLVNALTPHEVRLRYCGLEENNSDAALFLEKMNDPLTEAALLIGIDDPYIHALAADLGKPCILINSYDRKMRLPSVSPDHRLVGEVAMHYLIEQGHHKILNLVCLRRYTMEWRLQGIREALNAHNLPFDESRHLLLANGFSAAESERALTEFLAHCPNDLRPTAILAGGDFMALGAMNALQHAGIRVPQDISIMSIDGFNLLALHDIALTSLHVPRYELGEEAIRLLQQRLASPLRPASNILLHGTMALNASVKRLRASRTPARGDEEKLYD from the coding sequence ATGAATGGAAAGCTTAAAATCAAGGAAATTGCGGCACAAACCGGGCTTTCTATCAGTACGGTATCTCGCGTGTTGTCAGGCAAATTTAACACCAGCGAAAAAGCTAAGCAGCGCGTGATGGCATGTGCGCGAGAGTACGGTGTGCTTGATGATATCGCCTCTGGACGCCTGTTAATCAACGGAATTATGGTGTTTGCACCGTCGCGAGCGTTTGATTCGCGGTCTGACATCTTTTACTACAAAGTGATCCAGGGGCTAGTCAATGCCCTGACGCCCCATGAAGTACGTTTACGCTACTGTGGCCTGGAAGAAAACAACAGTGATGCCGCCCTGTTTTTGGAAAAAATGAACGATCCGCTGACGGAAGCGGCCCTACTAATTGGGATCGATGATCCCTATATTCATGCCCTGGCGGCGGATTTGGGCAAACCCTGCATCCTGATTAACAGCTATGACAGAAAGATGCGCTTACCCAGCGTCTCGCCAGATCACCGCTTGGTTGGCGAAGTGGCAATGCACTATTTGATTGAGCAAGGGCACCATAAGATCCTCAATCTGGTGTGCCTGCGGCGCTATACCATGGAGTGGCGTTTACAAGGGATCCGTGAAGCGCTTAATGCCCATAATCTTCCTTTTGACGAGTCGCGTCATCTGCTGCTGGCAAACGGTTTCAGCGCTGCGGAAAGTGAACGTGCTTTGACGGAATTTCTCGCGCACTGCCCGAACGATCTGCGGCCAACCGCTATTTTGGCTGGCGGTGATTTTATGGCGTTAGGGGCAATGAATGCGTTGCAACATGCGGGGATTCGCGTACCACAGGATATCTCTATCATGAGCATTGATGGCTTTAATCTGTTGGCGTTGCATGATATTGCGTTAACCTCGCTGCATGTGCCACGTTATGAGCTGGGCGAAGAGGCGATCAGGCTATTGCAGCAGCGTTTGGCATCGCCATTACGCCCTGCCAGCAACATTTTGCTGCACGGCACGATGGCGCTTAATGCCTCCGTCAAACGACTGCGCGCCAGTCGAACGCCAGCGCGCGGTGATGAAGAGAAACTTTACGATTAA
- a CDS encoding class-II fumarase/aspartase family protein produces the protein MAANVLDSVLFRDAFGTPAMRAVFDDHELIRKYVIVEIALAKAQARCGVIPEAAAQEIAQRCNADTLDFDLLRHETEIVGYPILPLVHQISKQAGESGGFVHWGATTQDIMDTAVVLQIRDAFGLIEKEIKTLRGTLAGLAQRYRTTPMAGRTHLQQALPVTFGYKAAIWLDMFDRHQERLDQARPRILVGEFAGAAGTLASLGDKGLDVQKALMEELGLGVPVSTWHVARDGFAEAVNLLALMTGSLGKIAYDVMLMASNEFGELYEPFVKGRGASSTMPQKRNPISSELMLAYAKGVRQQAGLMLDAMVQDLERATGPWHAEWIAIPESFILSAGALHQANFMLSGLIVDEQAMARNLDMTKGLIVAEAVMMGLAPYIGRQDAHDIVYDACRIVNEKGGRLADVLNAMPNVADRLAPELIERLTDPTNYLGMAPEMVDQVLKSSASRS, from the coding sequence ATGGCTGCGAATGTGCTTGATTCCGTACTGTTTCGTGATGCATTTGGCACGCCAGCAATGCGTGCCGTTTTTGACGACCACGAGCTGATTAGAAAATATGTCATTGTTGAGATAGCGCTCGCCAAAGCGCAGGCGCGCTGTGGTGTTATCCCCGAGGCGGCGGCGCAAGAGATTGCCCAACGCTGCAATGCCGATACGCTGGATTTTGATCTGCTGCGTCATGAAACTGAAATTGTTGGCTACCCGATTCTGCCCCTGGTGCATCAAATCTCCAAACAGGCGGGTGAGTCCGGTGGGTTTGTTCACTGGGGCGCTACCACCCAGGACATCATGGACACCGCTGTCGTTTTGCAAATCCGCGATGCTTTTGGACTGATTGAGAAGGAAATCAAAACATTACGTGGGACGCTTGCCGGCCTGGCACAGCGTTACCGCACTACACCGATGGCGGGGCGCACCCATTTGCAGCAGGCGTTGCCGGTGACCTTCGGCTATAAAGCGGCAATCTGGCTTGATATGTTCGATCGCCACCAGGAACGCCTCGATCAGGCGCGTCCCCGCATTCTGGTGGGGGAATTTGCCGGTGCCGCCGGAACCCTGGCCTCTTTGGGGGATAAAGGCCTGGACGTTCAGAAAGCGCTGATGGAAGAGTTGGGATTGGGTGTACCTGTCTCAACCTGGCATGTGGCACGCGATGGGTTTGCCGAAGCAGTTAACCTGCTGGCGCTGATGACCGGTTCGCTGGGCAAGATTGCCTATGACGTGATGTTGATGGCATCCAATGAGTTTGGCGAACTGTATGAACCCTTTGTGAAGGGGCGCGGTGCCAGCAGCACCATGCCGCAAAAGCGTAATCCTATTTCGAGCGAACTGATGTTGGCATATGCCAAAGGTGTGCGGCAGCAAGCCGGTTTGATGTTAGACGCGATGGTGCAGGATCTCGAACGTGCCACCGGGCCGTGGCATGCCGAATGGATCGCTATTCCGGAAAGCTTTATTCTCTCCGCCGGCGCGCTGCATCAGGCCAACTTTATGCTCAGCGGACTGATCGTGGATGAACAGGCGATGGCGCGTAATCTCGATATGACCAAAGGGCTTATCGTCGCGGAAGCGGTGATGATGGGGCTGGCACCTTATATTGGCCGACAGGATGCGCACGATATCGTCTACGATGCCTGTCGCATTGTGAATGAGAAGGGGGGCCGACTGGCGGATGTGCTCAATGCGATGCCGAACGTGGCGGATCGTTTGGCTCCGGAATTGATTGAGCGTTTGACCGATCCGACCAACTATCTCGGCATGGCACCAGAAATGGTCGATCAGGTGCTGAAAAGCTCTGCCAGCCGGTCTTAA
- a CDS encoding MFS transporter: MSLNIDNAAPAAHGKRKIKNLRWWVLGLFLLGVTVNYITRNSLGILAPELKATMGITTEQYSWIVGAFQLAYTIFQPLCGWLIDVIGLKVGFLVCASIWALMCILHAGAGSWLHLAILRFFMGASEAAATPANAKTLGEWFPKKERPIAAGWAGVGFSIGAMLAPPIIVIAHSYLGWQGAFMFSGVLALLWVVLWWLFYYDPEQHPNLSKTELDFIKQDNEPAPVKLPFFTALKTVGKNKRFYGIAIPAFMAEPAWAVLSFWVPLYLAKERGMDLKQIAMFAWLPFLAADLGSIASGYLTRVYTRLFGCSRVNSVVASSVTGAFLMISLALVALTKDPYITILLISIGGFGHQIISCMLSALVVESFEKGQMATVNGMRGSFAWIASFLFSLLIGVTADKIGYNPLFIAMGFFDLIGAIFLVAFIAERRNKARAA, encoded by the coding sequence ATGAGTCTCAATATTGACAATGCTGCACCCGCAGCGCATGGGAAACGAAAAATCAAGAACCTGCGTTGGTGGGTTTTGGGGCTGTTTCTTTTAGGCGTCACCGTTAACTACATTACGCGTAACTCGTTGGGTATCCTGGCACCTGAATTGAAAGCCACCATGGGGATCACCACAGAGCAATACTCATGGATTGTGGGCGCATTCCAGTTGGCCTATACCATTTTCCAACCCCTGTGCGGCTGGCTGATTGACGTTATTGGCCTTAAAGTTGGCTTTCTGGTGTGCGCCTCTATCTGGGCACTGATGTGTATCTTGCACGCAGGCGCAGGCAGTTGGTTACACCTGGCGATTCTGCGTTTCTTCATGGGGGCGTCAGAAGCGGCCGCTACGCCAGCTAACGCCAAAACCCTCGGGGAATGGTTCCCGAAAAAAGAACGTCCGATCGCCGCAGGTTGGGCGGGTGTGGGCTTCTCTATCGGCGCGATGTTAGCACCGCCGATCATTGTTATTGCACACAGCTACCTCGGCTGGCAGGGTGCATTTATGTTTTCCGGCGTGCTGGCCTTGCTATGGGTGGTACTGTGGTGGTTGTTCTATTATGACCCGGAGCAACACCCGAACCTGAGCAAAACCGAGCTGGATTTCATTAAGCAGGATAACGAACCGGCACCGGTTAAGCTGCCTTTCTTCACCGCACTGAAAACCGTGGGCAAAAACAAACGCTTTTACGGTATTGCGATTCCGGCCTTTATGGCTGAGCCGGCCTGGGCCGTACTGAGCTTCTGGGTGCCGTTGTATCTGGCAAAAGAACGTGGGATGGATCTGAAACAGATTGCCATGTTCGCCTGGCTGCCCTTCCTGGCTGCTGACCTGGGCAGTATCGCCAGTGGTTACCTGACTCGCGTCTATACCCGTCTGTTTGGTTGCAGCCGCGTCAACTCGGTGGTTGCAAGCTCCGTCACCGGCGCTTTCCTGATGATTTCCTTGGCATTGGTCGCGCTGACGAAAGACCCTTACATCACCATCCTGCTGATCTCCATCGGTGGTTTTGGTCACCAGATCATCTCCTGCATGCTGAGTGCGCTGGTGGTTGAATCGTTCGAGAAAGGCCAAATGGCAACGGTCAACGGCATGCGTGGCTCCTTTGCCTGGATCGCCAGTTTCTTGTTCTCACTGCTGATTGGTGTGACAGCAGACAAGATCGGCTACAACCCACTGTTTATCGCTATGGGCTTCTTTGACCTGATTGGTGCCATCTTCCTGGTTGCCTTCATCGCCGAGCGTCGTAATAAAGCGCGTGCTGCATAA
- a CDS encoding GntR family transcriptional regulator, which produces MKESLYRRIARELAQQILSGQYPVGSLLPTEMALCEHYQVSRHTMREALRDLTEQGLITRRKGAGTQVTDKAQHKGLNHPLACLEDLFFLAKNNPRVVKRIDEVVADYDLAQTIGCEPGSRWLHVASIREDSENKDAPICWTDSYASATFTKVRQLVRSDPFALISDLIETHYGIQSEEVRQTISAVTVSAKIAKVLSVEPGSPALKIVRRYQDRDGNTFETTISVHPADRYACSIVLTRAKG; this is translated from the coding sequence ATGAAAGAATCGTTGTATCGACGCATTGCGCGTGAACTTGCACAGCAAATCCTCTCCGGACAATACCCGGTGGGTTCCCTGTTACCGACGGAAATGGCGCTGTGTGAGCACTACCAAGTCAGCAGACACACCATGCGAGAGGCGCTGCGCGACCTGACCGAGCAGGGATTGATTACGCGGCGCAAGGGCGCTGGCACGCAAGTGACTGACAAAGCACAGCACAAAGGGTTAAACCACCCGTTGGCTTGTCTGGAAGATCTGTTTTTTCTGGCGAAAAACAATCCGCGCGTGGTGAAAAGGATTGATGAAGTCGTTGCTGACTACGACCTGGCACAGACCATCGGCTGTGAGCCGGGATCTCGCTGGTTACACGTTGCCAGCATTCGAGAGGACAGCGAAAACAAAGACGCGCCCATATGCTGGACGGACAGCTATGCTAGCGCCACCTTCACCAAAGTGCGCCAGTTGGTGCGCAGCGATCCCTTTGCACTGATCAGCGATCTGATCGAAACCCACTACGGCATTCAAAGTGAAGAGGTGCGGCAAACGATTTCTGCGGTCACCGTGTCCGCGAAAATAGCCAAGGTGCTGAGCGTTGAGCCTGGCTCACCCGCGCTGAAGATTGTACGCCGTTATCAGGATCGAGACGGCAATACGTTTGAAACCACGATTTCGGTGCACCCGGCCGATCGCTATGCGTGTTCTATCGTACTGACACGGGCAAAAGGTTGA
- a CDS encoding glycoside hydrolase family 31 protein has product MKILKNWVLSQQTQAFVEINVDNQHLFRLYVLENDLFRVLIKRKGKLALDRTWSIAPEAGKDVAWEGRERESTAGFALPGFTLTTLEDGLQVATDKLRVTVHQPLWLSWEYRDQQGVWQPLAADRHTSAYLLNAHGDGVEHYQRRHPQEQYYGLGEKAGDLNRAGRRYEMRNLDAMGYNAQSTDPLYKHVPFTITRRGDVSFGMFYDNLSSTRLDLGNELDNYHVAYRRYSAEAGDLDYYLFLGPRVLDVTKKFVRLTGKTLFGPKWSLGYSGSTMHYTDAPDAQQQLLKFIELCKEHAIPCDSFQLSSGYTSIGNKRYVFNWNYDKVPQPKVLSQSFHDAGLKLAANIKPCLLQDHPMYQQVAEQQLFIRDSEQDAPERSCFWDDEGSHLDFTNPATVKWWQDNVTSQLLEMGIDSTWNDNNEYEVWDGEARCFGFGKPIAIKHIRPVMPLLMMRASMEAQQRFAPEKRPYLISRSGCAGMQRYVQTWSGDNRTNWTTLRYNIRMGVGMSLSGLYNVGHDVGGFSGDKPDAELFVRWVQNGVMHPRFTIHSWNDDHTVNEPWMYPEVTPAIRDAIALRYRLLPYLYTQLWHASQDDEPMLRPTFLDHEHDTLTFQETDDFLLGRDVLVASVVEQGQRQRQVYLPKNASGWYDFYTGTWFSGGQTITLDAPLERLPLLVRAGAMLPTSARLKHVEYQTDDQRDLLLFPPCGKGQDNGLLFEDDVETHGWQQGHALWLRWNITSDNSRIDVTFTQEGDFAPAWKRLHVRLPAQDQRTLYINGEAQSHWDRA; this is encoded by the coding sequence ATGAAAATTTTGAAAAACTGGGTGCTAAGCCAACAAACACAAGCGTTTGTTGAAATCAACGTAGACAACCAGCATCTGTTTCGCCTGTATGTGCTGGAAAATGACCTGTTTCGTGTGCTGATCAAACGTAAAGGGAAACTGGCCCTGGATCGCACCTGGAGCATCGCCCCGGAAGCAGGGAAAGATGTGGCATGGGAAGGACGTGAACGCGAAAGCACCGCGGGCTTTGCCCTGCCCGGTTTTACCCTGACGACCCTTGAAGACGGTCTGCAAGTCGCTACCGATAAACTGCGCGTTACCGTGCATCAACCGCTGTGGTTGTCATGGGAGTACCGTGACCAACAAGGTGTTTGGCAACCGCTTGCAGCTGACCGCCACACCAGTGCGTACCTGCTGAATGCCCACGGTGATGGCGTTGAGCACTATCAGCGTCGCCATCCGCAAGAGCAGTATTACGGGCTGGGTGAAAAAGCCGGCGATTTGAATCGCGCTGGCCGCCGTTACGAAATGCGTAACCTCGATGCCATGGGCTACAATGCGCAGTCTACCGACCCACTTTACAAACACGTGCCCTTCACCATCACCCGTCGCGGTGACGTCAGCTTCGGGATGTTTTACGACAACCTGAGCAGCACCCGTTTGGATCTGGGTAACGAACTGGATAACTACCACGTTGCTTACCGTCGCTACAGCGCAGAAGCGGGCGATCTCGACTACTATCTGTTCCTCGGTCCACGCGTGTTGGATGTCACCAAGAAATTCGTGCGTCTGACCGGTAAAACCCTGTTTGGCCCCAAATGGAGCCTGGGTTACAGCGGTTCAACCATGCACTACACCGACGCTCCTGATGCACAGCAACAACTGCTGAAATTTATCGAGCTGTGTAAAGAGCACGCTATTCCGTGTGATTCGTTCCAACTGTCATCCGGCTACACCTCGATTGGCAACAAACGTTACGTGTTTAACTGGAACTACGACAAAGTCCCGCAACCGAAGGTGCTGAGCCAATCGTTCCACGATGCCGGTCTGAAACTGGCTGCCAACATCAAGCCGTGCCTGTTGCAAGATCACCCGATGTACCAGCAGGTGGCTGAGCAACAACTGTTTATCCGCGACTCCGAGCAAGATGCGCCAGAGCGTTCCTGCTTCTGGGACGACGAAGGCTCACACCTTGACTTCACCAACCCGGCAACGGTGAAGTGGTGGCAGGATAACGTCACCTCGCAACTGCTGGAAATGGGTATCGATTCCACCTGGAACGACAACAACGAATATGAAGTATGGGACGGCGAAGCACGCTGCTTTGGCTTTGGCAAACCGATCGCCATCAAGCATATTCGCCCGGTCATGCCGCTGCTGATGATGCGTGCATCGATGGAAGCGCAACAGCGCTTTGCACCGGAAAAACGCCCTTACCTGATCTCCCGTTCCGGCTGTGCCGGGATGCAGCGTTACGTGCAAACCTGGAGCGGCGACAACCGCACCAACTGGACCACATTGCGCTATAACATCCGTATGGGTGTGGGCATGAGCCTCTCCGGTTTGTATAACGTCGGCCACGATGTCGGTGGTTTCTCTGGCGATAAGCCTGATGCGGAACTGTTCGTACGTTGGGTACAAAACGGCGTGATGCACCCGCGCTTCACCATTCACTCCTGGAATGACGATCACACGGTTAACGAACCGTGGATGTACCCGGAAGTCACTCCGGCAATCCGCGACGCCATTGCGCTGCGTTATCGCCTGCTGCCTTACCTGTACACCCAGTTGTGGCACGCCAGCCAGGACGATGAGCCGATGCTGCGCCCCACCTTCCTCGATCACGAACACGACACCTTGACGTTCCAGGAAACCGATGACTTCCTGCTGGGCCGCGATGTGCTGGTTGCCAGCGTGGTTGAACAAGGTCAACGTCAGCGTCAGGTTTACCTGCCGAAGAACGCGTCTGGCTGGTACGATTTCTACACCGGCACCTGGTTCAGCGGCGGACAAACCATCACGCTGGATGCACCGCTGGAACGCCTGCCGCTGCTGGTTCGCGCCGGTGCGATGCTGCCAACCTCTGCACGCCTGAAGCACGTCGAATACCAAACGGACGATCAGCGCGATCTGCTGCTGTTCCCTCCGTGCGGCAAAGGTCAGGACAACGGCCTGCTGTTTGAAGATGACGTTGAAACCCATGGCTGGCAGCAAGGTCATGCGCTGTGGTTGCGCTGGAACATCACCAGCGACAACTCACGCATTGATGTGACCTTCACGCAGGAAGGTGACTTTGCGCCTGCCTGGAAACGTCTGCATGTTCGTTTGCCCGCGCAGGACCAACGCACGCTCTACATCAACGGTGAAGCACAATCTCACTGGGATCGCGCATAA